The region CGGATAGGTACATCCGCTTTATATTCAACTAGCTGACCATCAGGGAAAAGCCTAACTTGATTATTCATGTATTAGAGAGCACACTGGCATTTAGTTATGATTAGAACTCATACTTAAAGTTATTAGTATTATTAGGCGTAAATTTATGCAGCTAAGATAACTTTTAACTTTACTTAATTATAAAAACTCACAAATTTTAGCTTGACGCGGAAGCCCCGCGTTATATGTGAAATATTAACGTCGGGAGCGGGAGCGCAACAATGGAACAACGTGGAATCGTTAATGTTATAATCCCGGTGGCACTGCGGAAAACGCCTAGTTGGCCAAGACGGGTGACGACCTTGCGTATCGACACAAACGGACTTTTGGGACTTGATGCCCGATGGGTGAACACTGCGACCTACGTGAAACGTAATTCAGCAATTGAAGATCTCCTTGTCAGTCAATCGGTGGGACGCATCGATTATGCCTGTGGAGCCGAATCCGTTGGAATGGCCATGAAGCGGGAACTTCTCATTTTCCGGGGTGCGCATGAAGCCACTCGTGAGGCGAGAAGCCCCCGCTGTAATCTTTGATGCAGCCTCGGGACAATGTCACGTCGGATAGTGACGTTGTTGTATGAAAGAGGTATTGCAGATGGGTTGATGGATTAGGGGGTAAGTACCATCAAAAACCGTTCGACCTCAATTCAAGGTGCGTGATCGCAGCAGCACACTAGAGCTGCCCCTTTGACTTGACCTGTTCATAAAGCATTTCCATCGCGGCAATAAACGAGTTATCCCGCTCCCAGAATCCAGGGAAATCACCTTGCTGCTTCACCGGAATCCCCGACACCGGAATATTATCCAGGGGCTCGATCGCCTGTGGCAAACGTTTGACACCATGCCAAAAATCGCGCAAATCTGCACAACTATCAGTTGAGACACAGTCCGGCGGTGCATAGTAGGAATCAACTGGAGTCGGGGGTTGTTGCTCCAACTGAAGCTCAGCAGCTAATGCTTGGCCCAGGGGCGATCTGGCCAGTTCATTGAGTAGATTTTCCCGCGATAGTCCCCGTAGTTCAAACAGCAAAAATGGATCGCGATCTAACTCCGCTGCCACGAGATAATGCACTCCGGCAACATGCTTACAGGGATTACTCCAGTCAGGGCAAGAGCAGGTTGAGGTGAAATCCTTGCCGCTACCAGGCAGCAGATTGAGATTGAGCTGCTTGAACGTATCTTCGATATTGT is a window of Romeriopsis navalis LEGE 11480 DNA encoding:
- a CDS encoding SWIM zinc finger family protein → MSQFSRTWWGQKFIAAIEDLTDAGRLSRGRSYARGNKVKHFEIQDGLVTAQVRGSVNPYFGVHKEPLYITSIEFQPISAAKWSAAIALIASKASLISRLLLNEIPDNIEDTFKQLNLNLLPGSGKDFTSTCSCPDWSNPCKHVAGVHYLVAAELDRDPFLLFELRGLSRENLLNELARSPLGQALAAELQLEQQPPTPVDSYYAPPDCVSTDSCADLRDFWHGVKRLPQAIEPLDNIPVSGIPVKQQGDFPGFWERDNSFIAAMEMLYEQVKSKGQL